In Bombina bombina isolate aBomBom1 chromosome 6, aBomBom1.pri, whole genome shotgun sequence, a single genomic region encodes these proteins:
- the TCIM gene encoding transcriptional and immune response regulator, which yields MSTSLRVSPSVHGYHFDTASRKRATANIFEGVDQDSLQRLFKKSGDKKAEDRARIIFCIDQDNEEKARALQALRQRTRDKIMQFLKLKKLPLKVMI from the coding sequence ATGTCCACCTCTCTGAGAGTCAGCCCATCTGTACATGGGTACCATTTTGACACAGCTTCCCGGAAGAGAGCCACAGCCAACATATTTGAGGGTGTAGATCAAGACTCCCTGCAAAGGCTGTTTAAAAAAAGTGGTGACAAAAAAGCAGAAGACAGAGCCAGAATAATCTTCTGTATTGACCAGGATAATGAGGAGAAAGCCCGAGCATTACAAGCTCTAAGACAGAGGACCAGAGATAAGATTATGCAATTCCTCAAACTTAAAAAGCTTCCACTCAAAGTGATGATCTGA